The nucleotide sequence CAATTGTAGGAAATCGTTTGGCCATCATTTCTCCCGCTTCACACACTGCACGTCTACGACAATCAGGTTCTTTAATGTCTAAATAGTTGAACGACGTTTCTGGAAGGTCAGCAGCTTCGAGAGCCCTAATCATTCGGCCAACCTCAATCTTGGAAACTGCATCGCCGAGAGATCTGAAAAATGGAGTAATTGGACCTAAGCCTAAGGCTAATGGAAGGATGTTGAGACCAGGATAGAAGATAGCAGCAACAAAAACTATGAGATAGACAATGCCAACACCCATGAACGCATACTGAACACCTGAACCAAGTGTGGCCAGTGGACCTGATAAAGTAGATGCCAAAGATGAAGCA is from Tachypleus tridentatus isolate NWPU-2018 chromosome 2, ASM421037v1, whole genome shotgun sequence and encodes:
- the LOC143243977 gene encoding uncharacterized protein LOC143243977 isoform X2, which codes for MDEKSSNDSGLLFKNVARDGRVLKLARQAQIADVVSRIRDFITNINWSALATTVATTASSLASTLSGPLATLGSGVQYAFMGVGIVYLIVFVAAIFYPGLNILPLALGLGPITPFFRSLGDAVSKIEVGRMIRALEAADLPETSFNYLDIKEPDCRRRAVCEAGEMMAKRFPTIVRYFGISLSVFPGMKKYAEALLNGANTNHTQCQLQYPTCSYSPLKRLGLS
- the LOC143243977 gene encoding uncharacterized protein LOC143243977 isoform X1, with amino-acid sequence MKFQGKLLLIITILMILYLNYAFARDGRVLKLARQAQIADVVSRIRDFITNINWSALATTVATTASSLASTLSGPLATLGSGVQYAFMGVGIVYLIVFVAAIFYPGLNILPLALGLGPITPFFRSLGDAVSKIEVGRMIRALEAADLPETSFNYLDIKEPDCRRRAVCEAGEMMAKRFPTIVRYFGISLSVFPGMKKYAEALLNGANTNHTQCQLQYPTCSYSPLKRLGLS